The following are encoded together in the Fusarium keratoplasticum isolate Fu6.1 chromosome 1, whole genome shotgun sequence genome:
- a CDS encoding FAD-binding-3 domain-containing protein, whose amino-acid sequence MAPTKDFNIAVVGGGIAGLTLAIALHHRGIPVKLYERASKFEEIGAGVSFTPNAVRAMEFCHPGVHEAFEKVCTRNSWPSKQKVWFDFVDGTKDEGAGFTINSSLGQNGVHRAHYLDELAKLFPEDQAVFGKCLDSITESDGKVTMSFADGTTASADAVIGCDGIKSRVRQLVVGLDHPSAHPTYSYKYAYRGMVPMEKAVEAVGEEKARNATIHMGKGGHVLTFPVDHGRKLNIVAFRTSPTDWEDYSRTTSVASRQDALKDFAGYGSAVTGLLSLTEEQLKVWAIFDLGDHPAPTFHKGRVCIAGDAAHATSPHHGAGAGFCIEDSAFLAELLSSVDSSRDLPSVFETFDECRRERSQWLVQSSRWIGDCYEWLADGIGSDMAKIESEINERNGIIANFDLEGEVAQAKGDLQKRLDHCYKL is encoded by the exons ATGGCTCCAACAAAAGACTTCAACATCGCAGTggtcggcggcggcatcgCCGGCCTAACCCTCGCCATCGCTCTGCACCATCGCGGCATCCCAGTGAAATTGTACGAAAGAGCATCAAAATTTGAAGAGATTGGAGCTGGTGTATCATTCACGCCAAATGCAGTCCGGGCCATGGAGTTCTGCCACCCTGGCGTACACGAAGCTTTCGAGAAGGTCTGCACGCGCAACAGCTGGCCGTCAAAGCAGAAAGTCTGGTTCGACTTTGTCGATGGCACCAAGGATGAAGGCGCCGGATttaccatcaacagcagTCTGGGGCAGAATGGCGTCCACAGGGCTCATTACCTCGACGAGTTGGCCAAGCTATTCCCAGAAGACCAAGCTGTGTTTGGCAAATGCTTAGACAGTATCACTGAGAGCGATGGAAAGGTGACAATGTCATTCGCAGACGGGACAACCGCCTCTGCTGATGCCGTTATTGGCTGTGATGGAATCAAGTCTCGTGTACGACAATTGgtcgtcggccttgatcACCCTTCAGCACACCCAACGTACTCTTACAAGTACGCTTACCGAGGCATGGTGCCTATGGAAAAGGCAGTTGAAGCCGTCGGGGAGGAAAAGGCACGCAATGCCACAATCCAC ATGGGCAAAGGTGGCCATGTCCTCACATTTCCTGTCGACCATGGCCGAAAGCTCAACATCGTAGCCTTTCGCACATCACCAACAGACTGGGAAGACTACAGCAGAACAACCAGTGTTGCAAGCCGCCAAGATGCCCTGAAGGACTTTGCCGGCTACGGGTCAGCCGTCACTGGGCTGCTAAGCTTGACTGAAGAACAACTCAAAGTT TGGGCCATCTTTGACCTCGGAGACCACCCGGCCCCGACCTTCCACAAGGGTCGAGTCTGCATCGCTGGAGACGCCGCCCACGCAACATCACCCCATCACGGCGCCGGAGCAGGATTCTGCATCGAAGACAGCGCATTCCTAGCAGAGCTACTCTCCAGCGTCGACAGCTCCCGAGATCTTCCCTCCGTGTTCGAAACATTCGACGAGTGTCGCCGGGAGCGGTCACAGTGGCTTGTGCAGAGCAGCAGATGGATTGGAGACTGTTATGAGTGGCTGGCAGACGGTATTGGTAGCgacatggccaagattgagAGTGAGATCAACGAGAGAAACGGTATTATTGCGAATTTTGACCTTGAAGGGGAGGTTGCACAGGCCAAGGGGGATCTTCAAAAGAGGTTGGATCATTGTTACAAGCTATGA
- a CDS encoding MFS domain-containing protein, producing MASKKLYNWYCAMVAALCMVLYGYDASVFNSLQGSDNWFEWVDMDPVEDTYMLGLINTSYTIGAIISGFFMGGPLADYMGRRWGMFIGCFITIIATFMQTFTPHHKIGVFIAGRVLIGIGQGLALTAAPVYIGEVAPANIRGKVMTIWQMNYSVGSFIAYWINYACSNNRENMGQWDWKMVVIFQILVPAIVCLSVLWIPETPRWHIQKNGNVEAARAALTRIRETEQEVEEELLAIRGAIEYEKEAISGVSYSALFRDPSVRKRIILAFLLNIGQQLSGQGTLNSYSTTIYKNVWSDKKKINLINALNATFGIIFTLNAMWTSDRYGRRWLLMVGAVGMGVCMLIVAVVGLETPTFEGNVKSESVGIAIVFLFFLFAFFYKPSWGATVWMWTAEVFSMNIRAQAVGMCSQMQNVANTIFQQFFPTFFRREGLKCLFFFMAINFCLAAYVYFFIPETKQVPLEEIDTLFGGASHAAKGGDMLEEKAAVESTAQPSGLEIENTSQAKQANTKEQTV from the exons ATGGCTTCGAAAAAGCTGTACAACTG GTATTGTGCCATGGTGGCGGCACTTTGCATGGTGCTTTACG GGTACGATGCTTCAGTTTTCAACTCTCTCCAGGGTTCAGATAACTGGTTCGAGTGGGTTGACATGGACCCGGTGGAGGATACTTATATGCTTGGGTTGA TCAACACAAGCTACACAATCggagccatcatctctggcttcttcatGGGCGGTCCGCTCGCAGACTACATGGGACGTCGCTGGGGCATGTTCATCGGCTGCTTCATCACCATAATAGCGACTTTTATGCAGACCTTTACTCCACACCACAAGATTGGAGTCTTTATTGCTGGCCGCGTTCTCATTGGCATTGGTCAGGGTCTCGCTCTTACTGCGGCACCTGTCTACATCGGAGAAGTTGCTCCGGCCAACATTCGAGGAAAGGTCATGACGATCTGGCAGATGAACTACTCAGTTGGGTCCTTCATTGCTTACTGGATCAACTATGCGTGTTCCAACAACCGTGAGAATATGGGCCAGTGGGATTGGAAGATGGTTGTCATCTTCCAGATTCTCGTCCCTGCCATTGTCTGCCTTTCTGTCCTCTGGATCCCTGAGACTCCCCGATGGCATATCCAGAAGAATGGCAACGTGGAGGCTGCCAGAGCTGCACTGACAAGAATTCGAGAGACTGAgcaagaggttgaggaggagctgcttgCTATTCGTGGTGCTATCGAgtacgagaaggaggccatcagcGGAGTCTCGTATTCCGCTCTGTTCCGGGACCCCTCAGTCCGAAAGCGAATCATCCTCGCCTTTCTCCTCAACATTGGTCAGCAACTTTCTGGACAAGGCACTCTCAACTCGTACTCTACGACCATTTACAAGAACGTGTGGTcagacaagaagaagatcaacctcatcaacgccctcaaCGCCACCTTTGGAATCATCTTCACCCTCAACGCCATGTGGACTTCTGACCGTTATGGCCGCCGCTGGCTGCTCATGGTTGGTGCCGTGGGCATGGGAGTCTGCATGCTCATCGTCGCGGTCGTGGGTTTGGAAACACCGACATTCGAGGGCAACGTCAAGTCAGAGTCTGTGGGCATCGCTATcgtcttccttttcttccttttcgcCTTCTTCTACAAGCCTTCTTGGGGAGCGACAGTTTGGATGTGGACTGCCGAGGTGTTTTCCATGAACATTCGAGCACAAGCTGTGGGCATGTGTTCTCAGATGCAGAACGTGgccaacaccatcttccAGCAGTTTTTCCCTACCTTTTTCCGAAGAGAGGGCCTCAagtgcctcttcttcttcatggccatcaactTCTGCCTCGCGGCTTACGTCTATTTCTTCATCCCCGAGACGAAGCAGGTCCCTCTGGAGGAGATAGATACTCTGTTTGGTGGTGCTTCTCATGCTGCCAAGGGTGGCGATATGCTGGAGGAAAAGGCTGCTGTTGAAAGCACGGCTCAGCCATCTGGCCTCGAGATTGAGAATACTTCTCAAGCAAAGCaggccaacaccaaggagcAGACTGTCTAA
- a CDS encoding MFS domain-containing protein, which yields MKPSTEHRDTIEAHNDSALQHAAEKGQVATDKYGQPLVEYDPAAERRLCLKIDLHIVPTVAILYLFCFIDRANIGNAKIAGFEKDLGMTGYDYNILITTFYISYIVFEIPSNILCKWLGPGWFLPIITLLFGVASLGTAFVNNMSQAAVVRFLLGIFEAGMMPGIAYYLSRWYRRAELVFRLSLYIVMAPLAGAFGGLLASAILSLDHFAGLHRWRMIFAIEGIITIGLAVIGFLTLTDRPATARWLTQEEKDLAIARVKSERVGSTAVLDKIDKTKLHRGLWSPITLSTSIIFLFTNITVQGLSFFLPTIIKTIYEDKTTIQQQLYTVPPYAVGAFFTLFFPYLSWRMDKRQIFFIITAPICMVGYAMFLGSKDQMVRYGATFLIASSVFSHGALSNAQVSANVVSDTARSAAIGMNVMLGNVGGLVSSWSFLPWDAPDFHIGNGLNLATSGTILVLSTATLWWMMRDNKKREGWNIEEELQGLSQEEIEDLDWKHPAFRWRP from the exons ATGAAGCCGTCTACGGAGCATCGCGATACCATTGAAGCACACAATGACTCGGCTCTGCAGCATGCTGCTGAGAAGGGTCAGGTTGCTACCGACAA ATATGGCCAACCTCTAGTCGAATATGACCCCGCCGCGGAGCGTCGTCTGTGCCTCAAAATCGACCTTCATATCGTCCCTACAGTTGCAATTCTTTACCTGTTTTGCTTCATCGATCGAGCCAATATTG GCAATGCGAAGATTGCCGGCTTCGAGAAGGACCTTGGAATGACAGGATACGActacaacatcctcatcaccacctttTACATCTCCTACATCGTCTTCGAGATCCCCTCCAACATCCTCTGCAAGTGGCTCGGCCCCGGTTGGTTCCTCCCCATCATCACGCTGCTCTTCGGCGTCGCATCTCTGGGTACGGCATTTGTCAACAACATGTCCCAGGCCGCTGTTGTGCGCTTCCTGTTGGGCATTTTCGAAGCGGGAATGATGCCCGGTATCGCTTACTATCTTTCTCGATGGTATCGTCGTGCTGAGCTTGTTTTCCGTCTTTCGCTGTACATCGTCATGGCACCACTTGCTGGAGCTTTTGGCGGTCTTTTGGCTTCGGCGATCCTCAGTCTCGATCATTTTGCCGGTCTTCATCGATGGAGAATGATTTTCGCCATTGAAGGAATCATCACGATCGGTCTCGCTGTGATCGGTTTCCTAACCCTTACTGATCGCCCAGCCACGGCTCGTTGGCTGACACAGGAAGAAAAGGACCTTGCGATTGCCAGAGTCAAGTCTGAACGCGTTGGAAGCACGGCGGTTCTCGACAAGATagacaagaccaagcttCATCGTGGACTTTGGTCTCCCATCACGCTCAGcacttccatcatctttcTGTTCACCAATATTACGGTTCAGGGCCTTTCGTTCTTTCTGCCAACGATTATCAAGACAATCTACGAGGACAAGACGACGATTCAACAGCAACTTTATACCGTTCCCCCGTATGCTGTCGGTGCATTCTTCACGCTTTTCTTCCCCTAcctgagctggaggatggaTAAGCGACAaatcttcttcatcattACTGCTCCGATATGCATGGTCGGCTATGCCATGTTTCTGGGATCAAAGGACCAGATGGTCCGCTACGGCGCAACCTTCCTCATCGCTTCATCCGTCTTCTCGCATGGAGCCCTTAGCAACGCTCAAGTTTCGGCAAACGTGGTCAGCGATACAGCCCGCAGCGCAGCCATTGGTATGAACGTCATGTTGGGTAATGTGGGTGGCTTGGTTTCCAGCTGGTCATTCCTCCCCTGGGATGCACCCGATTTCCACATCGGAAACGGCCTGAACCTGGCCACCTCTGGTACTATTCTTGTCCTTAGCACTGCGACTCTttggtggatgatgagggataataagaagagagaggggTGGAACATTGAGGAGGAACTTCAGGGCTTGTCtcaggaggagattgaggactTGGACTGGAAGCACCCTGCATTCCGCTGGAGGCCTTAA
- a CDS encoding HET domain-containing protein: protein METAAPLLYRRLDPSISEIRLLEVPSDGSEDWGLITVSLDNNPKYFALSYVWGEKKNLEKIILQGQDVEVTPNLASALSRIRSGNLGRSSTPIKYLWADAICINQEDNEERSKQVQLMHHIFICAEAVYAWVGQKDYSLAFQTIKTLADEAARHYPSGPLPDDRDEQDIYGIFDMPPFKLEWLQRYPSLCDETSDAEFPFKNDAWNSVMDLFLDQYWKRVWIYQEVVLARQLRLFSLGGTTLTRQDLFMFAQSYTDLELESKVDKGEVQRPEFLCQTVWDGLIRFPPHHGIDAIRNARYITANNDAVKARRGSLAKSLVYPSWKESIAATRLVATDPRDYIYGLLAISKIPMKPDYTKSVTEVYTEFVERWIEASLEARGKSIILLAQSPILPLGFLSLAGVGYFGSSDDFPSWAPNFPQNALQNSTRILHLPAFRSLFQEDPSRYPHLDRNTGSLVVVGAEIEPVSHVFGFVGQDTLAEETFKIGKYFRYYSSRHPHYISGITSWQAIARLLFKKVSATVTRAMVCTLLALGTMASTYGKAHEPDNLGGWDSSDSFLFPNGWETQLYRRAFPDTDLTQLGLSENPLADKESQAEEISQYAALMCERMVGRSIFETKRGYLGRGPLDVREGDLLCVLKDYDQPVLLRKLGDHYTFVGTVFVVDLDPEKSIQDSPSGLEWLKLR, encoded by the coding sequence ATGGAGACAGCAGCCCCCCTTCTCTACAGACGTCTCGATCCAAGCATCTCCGAAATTCGGCTCTTGGAGGTTCCCTCAGATGGCTCCGAGGACTGGGGACTCATCACAGTCTCGCTTGACAACAACCCGAAATACTTTGCGCTCTCGTACGTCTGGGGCGAGAAGAAAAATCTCGAGAAGATTATCCTCCAGGGTCAAGACGTAGAGGTCACTCCAAACCTGGCCTCTGCCTTGTCTCGCATCCGGAGTGGGAACCTTGGAAGAAGTTCCACTCCCATTAAATATCTATGGGCAGATGCCATCTGCATCAACCAGGAAGACAACGAGGAGCGTTCGAAACAAGTCCAGCTCATGCACCACATATTCATATGCGCTGAAGCTGTCTACGCATGGGTTGGCCAGAAAGATTACTCGTTGGCGTTTCAAACCATCAAGACACTCGCCGATGAGGCGGCTCGGCATTATCCGAGTGGCCCCCTCCCTGACGACCGTGATGAACAGGACATATATGGTATCTTCGATATGCCCCCATTCAAGCTCGAGTGGCTTCAACGATACCCCAGTCTTTGTGATGAGACATCGGACGCCGAGTTTCCCTTCAAAAATGATGCATGGAACTCCGTCATGGATCTCTTTCTGGACCAATACTGGAAGCGAGTATGGATCTACCAAGAAGTCGTGCTTGCTCGTCAACTCCGTCTATTCAGCTTAGGTGGCACGACTCTAACTCGGCAAGACCTTTTTATGTTTGCACAAAGTTATACAGACCTTGAGCTCGAGTCCAAAGTTGATAAGGGTGAGGTGCAAAGGCCGGAATTTCTTTGCCAAACCGTCTGGGATGGTCTTATTCGGTTTCCGCCCCATCATGGGATCGACGCAATCCGTAATGCCAGGTACATCACAGCAAACAATGATGCCGTGAAAGCAAGGAGAGGATCTTTGGCAAAATCCCTTGTTTACCCCAGTTGGAAGGAATCAATCGCTGCGACACGGCTTGTCGCCACAGATCCAAGGGACTACATCTATGGGCTTCTGGCAATCTCTAAAATCCCTATGAAGCCAGACTACACCAAAAGCGTCACTGAAGTGTATACCGAGTTCGTCGAGCGCTGGATAGAGGCTTCCTTGGAAGCTAGGGGTAAGTCAATCATACTACTTGCACAGTCACCGATCCTACcccttggcttcttgtcgctCGCGGGTGTTGGGTATTTTGGATCCTCGGACGACTTTCCAAGCTGGGCTCCGAATTTCCCCCAGAATGCTCTACAGAACTCAACAAGGATCTTGCACCTTCCGGCTTTCCGGAGTCTATTTCAAGAGGATCCAAGCAGGTATCCGCATCTAGACAGAAACACTGGAAGCCTTGTCGTTGTGGGAGCTGAGATCGAACCAGTTTCCCACGTTTTCGGTTTCGTCGGTCAAGATACTCTTGCCGAGGAAACCTTTAAGATTGGAAAATATTTTCGCTACTACTCATCCCGGCATCCACACTACATCTCCGGCATCACATCTTGGCAAGCTATTGCTCGCCTACTCTTCAAGAAGGTTTCAGCAACTGTAACAAGGGCCATGGTCTGTACACTTCTTGCACTAGGTACCATGGCAAGTACTTACGGGAAAGCTCACGAACCTGACAACTTGGGCGGCTGGGATTCCTCAGACTCTTTCCTTTTTCCCAACGGTTGGGAGACCCAGCTTTACCGGCGGGCCTTCCCAGACACAGATCTAACACAACTAGGGCTCAGTGAGAATCCACTGGCAGATAAAGAGTCTCAGGCAGAAGAAATTAGTCAATATGCAGCGCTCATGTGTGAGAGGATGGTGGGTCGTTCAATTTTTGAGACTAAGAGGGGATACCTTGGACGAGGACCCCTAGATGTACGGGAAGGCGACCTACTCTGCGTGCTCAAGGACTACGACCAGCCTGTGTTACTCCGCAAACTGGGAGATCACTATACCTTTGTGGGAACCgtgtttgttgttgatctggACCCGGAAAAGTCGATACAGGATAGCCCATCCGGTCTGGAATGGCTTAAGTTGCGATAG